From Coffea arabica cultivar ET-39 chromosome 2e, Coffea Arabica ET-39 HiFi, whole genome shotgun sequence, the proteins below share one genomic window:
- the LOC140003865 gene encoding uncharacterized protein isoform X1 encodes MSNSSNEYNDLFSSLISEIKNYTGRDPLLPWLRGIRKMKELVPPQLLKEKLPRFLQKCAQTFQSDRRYTNDLRYLRVWLQLMDFVDNPKSVLRTMEENRIGMKKSLFYQAYALYFEKMKKFEAAEKMYHLGVQNLAEPVDELQRSYEQFLHRMERHKNKKNRCQGRITSNVPLSSGICLKDYDRGRKESECLKPIGTWLVDDVKMLSQSSQHEMQAKDADHALAASDLSDAQVSSDSTLKRGVMGDIISRSYPEGTKAKSSDNLKHYTDDTVVVKFVDTAIVEQSDAEDARHHGLVEPTINTKEAMNAINNMFQEPLEPSQIGRRSRRNQSKTDTSLNSKLEIFVDGIIETSDVQSCQNLRGDSSLQIDSSRTHPPLQEQLQIFIDDEENENVTEMVTGMDIADHNKDRNLTRGAKVSKEHLNGFVFPLPLDISLDSSCKILDAAKPHEVPLGEETVYRFVGSTISDEPAVENVCHHGLVEPTINLKEAMDDINNMFGKPIEFVRKRRPKKKDETNFSRSNSSGFLILPDGDLDNELGKTISKSSTNNENDLFEQTVCTREAIAEINKMFGMPLDF; translated from the exons atgtctAACAGCAGTAATGAATACAACGACCTCTTCAGTTCATTGATTTCAGAGATAAAGAATTACACTGGCAGAGACCCTCTTCTCCCTTGGCTCCG AGGAATACGTAAAATGAAGGAGTTGGTACCACCTCAGCTTCTGAAAGAGAAACTGCCCCGATTTCTGCAGAAATGCGCCCAGACTTTTCAGTCCGACCGCCGTTACACTAATGATTTGCGGTACCTTCGTGTTTGGTTGCAATTG ATGGACTTTGTTGACAATCCAAAAAGTGTTTTGAGAACAATGGAGGAAAATCGCATTGGGATGAAAAAGTCACTGTTTTACCAGGCTTATGCACTCTACTTTGAGAAGATGAAAAAGTTTGAGGCAGCTGAGAAGATGTATCATTTAGGAGTGCAGAA CCTTGCAGAACCTGTTGATGAGTTGCAGAGATCATATGAGCAATTTCTTCATCGCATGGAAAGACACAAGAATAAGAAAAATCGG TGCCAGGGAAGGATAACTTCTAATGTGCCACTTTCTTCTGGAATTTGTCTGAAGGACTACGACAGAGGAAGAAAGGAGAGTGAGTGCTTGAAACCAATTGGAACCTGGCTTGTTGATGATGTGAAGATGCTGTCACAAAGCTCTCAACATGAGATGCAGGCAAAGGATGCTGATCATGCCCTAGCAGCTTCAGATCTCAGTGATGCACAAGTTTCCAGTGATTCAACTCTTAAGAGGGGAGTCATGGGTGATATTATTAGCAGAAGTTATCCCGAAGGAACTAAAGCAAAGTCCAGCGATAATCTAAAACACTATACAGATGATACAGTTGTGGTTAAATTTGTAGATACTGCCATTGTTGAGCAGTCTGATGCAGAAGATGCACGACATCATGGTCTGGTGGAACCCACAATAAACACAAAGGAGGCAATGAATGCTATCAATAATATGTTTCAAGAGCCTCTAGAACCATCCCAAATTGGCAGGAGATCACGTAGAAACCAGTCCAAAACAGATACGAGCTTGAACAGTAAACTTGAGATCTTCGTTGATGGAATTATAGAAACATCAGATGTACAATCGTGTCAAAATTTAAGAGGGGATTCCTCTCTACAAATTGATAGTTCAAGAACTCATCCACCTTTGCAGGAGCAATTGCAGATATTCATAGATGACgaggaaaatgaaaatgtgaCAGAGATGGTCACTGGAATGGATATAGCGGACCACAATAAAGACCGGAATTTAACTAGAGGCGCTAAAGTTTCCAAGGAGCATCTCAACGGTTTTGTGTTTCCGCTTCCATTGGACATTTCCTTGGATAGTAGTTGCAAGATTCTAGATGCTGCAAAGCCACACGAAGTACCACTTGGAGAGGAAACTGTCTACAGATTTGTAGGATCCACCATCTCAGATGAGCCAGCGGTGGAAAATGTTTGTCATCATGGACTGGTGGAACCTACCATTAATTTGAAGGAAGCTATGGATGATATAAACAACATGTTTGGGAAGCCAATAGAATTTGTAAGGAAAAGAAGACCAAAGAAGAAGGATGAGACAAATTTTAGCAGGAGCAATTCTAGTGGGTTTTTGATACTTCCTGATGGTGATTTAGACAATGAACTAGGGAAAACCATCTCGAAGTCATCAACCAATAATGAAAATGATTTGTTTGAGCAAACTGTTTGCACTAGGGAGGCAATTGCTGAAATCAACAAGATGTTTGGGATGCCACTTGATTTCTGA
- the LOC140036540 gene encoding non-classical arabinogalactan protein 30-like, which yields MASTQLNVFTLMLLLSLAFALASANEQVPAKPVEKHVDVGIEGVVYCQSCEHYGTWSLSGAKPISNSTIGVICKDYKKRVSFYKAFQTDANGYFYAELKGFKMGHSLLDHPLHSCSVKLVSSPQENCNSLTNVNYGLNGAPLRYEDKRLIGSRYEAVVYAAGPLAFRPAHCIPKNPS from the coding sequence ATGGCTAGCACCCAACTCAATGTTTTCACCTTAATGCTTTTGCTCTCGTTGGCCTTTGCATTGGCAAGTGCCAATGAACAGGTCCCAGCAAAGCCTGTGGAGAAACATGTTGATGTTGGGATTGAAGGTGTTGTCTACTGCCAGAGCTGTGAGCACTATGGAACATGGTCTCTATCAGGAGCCAAACCCATTTCCAACTCTACAATCGGCGTTATCTGCAAAGACTACAAAAAAAGAGTAAGCTTCTACAAGGCATTCCAAACAGATGCAAATGGTTACTTCTATGCAGAGCTTAAAGGCTTCAAGATGGGCCACTCCTTGTTAGACCATCCCTTGCACTCCTGTAGTGTGAAGCTGGTCTCGTCCCCCCAAGAAAACTGCAATTCTCTCACCAATGTTAATTATGGACTCAATGGTGCCCCTCTACGTTATGAAGACAAAAGATTAATTGGAAGTCGGTATGAGGCTGTGGTTTATGCTGCAGGGCCCCTGGCTTTCCGTCCAGCTCACTGCATTCCTAAAAACCCATCCTAA
- the LOC113730325 gene encoding uncharacterized protein → MAASFEDNSTGQPKDDALKSTAPARTEPEEDNDNDDDDSQEEDDDDEEEEEDDDEDEQPPLTRQARMQSDRAKMEALFRRLSTERVPVRVHDVLIKGNAKTKDSLIEAEVEALKTATTVQELLQAAGIANARLQRLEIFDSVNITLDSGPPELPGTANVVVEVVEAKNPLSGDFGIFSKPEARSWSLEGSVKLKNLFGYGDLWDGSLAYGWDQTSEISAGLSLPRFKGLMTPLMARISLLSQDWSKFSSYKERALGFSLGLLSSRNHDLSYNLSWRTLSDPSQISSRTVRRQLGHGLLSTLKYTFKVDRRNSPLRPTQGYAFVSTSQLGGLVPDYRSLRFLRQEFDLRYAFPLGLLNAALNFGISSGVVFPWGNGFLNRPSYLPERFFLGGNSSPVCTLGGPTSILGFKSRGLGPAEPRRQVGENSTTESADASSEMDFLGGDFAVTGFADLSFDIPLKVFRDAGIHGHAFACTGSLTSLTENSYREFSLTKFKESFRHSAGFGIIVPTKLFRMEVNYCYILKKHEHDRGKTGVQFSFSSPL, encoded by the exons ATGGCAGCATCATTTGAAGACAACTCAACGGGTCAACCCAAAGACGATGCCCTCAAATCCACAGCTCCTGCCCGCACCGAACCTGAAGAAGACAACGACAACGACGACGACGACAGCCAGGAAGAGGACGACGAtgacgaagaagaagaagaggacgaCGATGAAGATGAACAACCACCTCTTACTCGGCAGGCCCGAATGCAGTCTGACCGGGCCAAAATGGAGGCCCTCTTTCGCCGCTTATCAACTGAGCGAGTCCCAGTACGAGTCCACGATGTATTGATCAAAGGAAACGCGAAGACTAAAGATTCTCTAATCGAAGCCGAAGTGGAAGCTCTGAAAACTGCCACCACGGTTCAGGAGTTGCTTCAGGCCGCTGGTATTGCGAATGCGAGGCTTCAACGCCTTGAGATTTTTGATTCGGTTAATATAACACTAGATTCGGGGCCGCCGGAGCTTCCTGGGACGGCTAATGTGGTTGTCGAGGTTGTCGAGGCCAAGAACCCTCTTAGTGGCGATTTTGGGATTTTCTCCAAGCCCGAG GCTAGGTCTTGGTCGCTTGAAGGATCTGTGAAGCTGAAAAATTTGTTTGGTTATGGGGATCTATGGGATGGTTCTTTGGCTTATGGCTGGGACCAGACCTCAGAGATTAGTGCTGGTCTGTCTTTACCCAGATTCAAAGGATTAATGACTCCTCTGATGGCTCGAATATCTCTGCTTTCCCAAGATTGGTCGAAGTTTTCTTCTTATAAGGAGAGAGCATTAGGTTTCTCCCTTGGCCTGTTGTCATCCAGGAATCATGATCTGTCATACAATCTCTCTTGGCGTACCTTGAGTGACCCATCACAAATATCTTCCAGGACTGTAAGGAGGCAACTTGGACATGGTTTACTGTCCACTTTGAAGTATACTTTCAAGGTTGACAGAAGAAATTCGCCTCTCAGACCAACACAAGGATACGCCTTTGTTTCTACCTCTCAACTTGGGGGGCTTGTACCAGATTATCGGAGCTTACGTTTTCTCCGCCAG GAGTTTGATCTTCGATATGCTTTTCCTTTGGGACTTTTAAATGCTGCACTGAACTTTGGTATCTCTAGTGGTGTTGTTTTTCCATGGGGAAATGGCTTCTTGAATAGGCCTTCATATTTACCTGAGAGATTCTTCTTGGGTGGTAATTCTTCTCCTGTCTGCACCTTGGGTGGCCCTACGTCAATACTAGGTTTTAAGTCCAGGGGACTGGGTCCAGCTGAGCCTAGAAGGCAAGTTGGAGAAAACTCTACTACTGAAAGTGCTGATGCTTCTTCAGAAATGGATTTTCTTGGGGGAGATTTTGCTGTTACTGGTTTTGCGGACCTTTCTTTTGATATTCCCTTGAAGGTGTTTAGAGATGCAGGTATTCATGGACATGCATTTGCTTGCACTGGAAGTCTGACAAGTTTGACTGAGAATTCATACCGAGAGTTTTCTTTAACGAAATTCAAAGAGTCATTCAGACACTCAGCAGGATTTGGAATCATTGTGCCTACTAAACTATTTCGTATGGAG GTTAACTACTGCTACATACTGAAAAAGCATGAGCATGACCGAGGGAAGACTGGTGTGCAATTCAGCTTCTCTTCACCATTATGA
- the LOC140003865 gene encoding uncharacterized protein isoform X2, producing MKELVPPQLLKEKLPRFLQKCAQTFQSDRRYTNDLRYLRVWLQLMDFVDNPKSVLRTMEENRIGMKKSLFYQAYALYFEKMKKFEAAEKMYHLGVQNLAEPVDELQRSYEQFLHRMERHKNKKNRCQGRITSNVPLSSGICLKDYDRGRKESECLKPIGTWLVDDVKMLSQSSQHEMQAKDADHALAASDLSDAQVSSDSTLKRGVMGDIISRSYPEGTKAKSSDNLKHYTDDTVVVKFVDTAIVEQSDAEDARHHGLVEPTINTKEAMNAINNMFQEPLEPSQIGRRSRRNQSKTDTSLNSKLEIFVDGIIETSDVQSCQNLRGDSSLQIDSSRTHPPLQEQLQIFIDDEENENVTEMVTGMDIADHNKDRNLTRGAKVSKEHLNGFVFPLPLDISLDSSCKILDAAKPHEVPLGEETVYRFVGSTISDEPAVENVCHHGLVEPTINLKEAMDDINNMFGKPIEFVRKRRPKKKDETNFSRSNSSGFLILPDGDLDNELGKTISKSSTNNENDLFEQTVCTREAIAEINKMFGMPLDF from the exons ATGAAGGAGTTGGTACCACCTCAGCTTCTGAAAGAGAAACTGCCCCGATTTCTGCAGAAATGCGCCCAGACTTTTCAGTCCGACCGCCGTTACACTAATGATTTGCGGTACCTTCGTGTTTGGTTGCAATTG ATGGACTTTGTTGACAATCCAAAAAGTGTTTTGAGAACAATGGAGGAAAATCGCATTGGGATGAAAAAGTCACTGTTTTACCAGGCTTATGCACTCTACTTTGAGAAGATGAAAAAGTTTGAGGCAGCTGAGAAGATGTATCATTTAGGAGTGCAGAA CCTTGCAGAACCTGTTGATGAGTTGCAGAGATCATATGAGCAATTTCTTCATCGCATGGAAAGACACAAGAATAAGAAAAATCGG TGCCAGGGAAGGATAACTTCTAATGTGCCACTTTCTTCTGGAATTTGTCTGAAGGACTACGACAGAGGAAGAAAGGAGAGTGAGTGCTTGAAACCAATTGGAACCTGGCTTGTTGATGATGTGAAGATGCTGTCACAAAGCTCTCAACATGAGATGCAGGCAAAGGATGCTGATCATGCCCTAGCAGCTTCAGATCTCAGTGATGCACAAGTTTCCAGTGATTCAACTCTTAAGAGGGGAGTCATGGGTGATATTATTAGCAGAAGTTATCCCGAAGGAACTAAAGCAAAGTCCAGCGATAATCTAAAACACTATACAGATGATACAGTTGTGGTTAAATTTGTAGATACTGCCATTGTTGAGCAGTCTGATGCAGAAGATGCACGACATCATGGTCTGGTGGAACCCACAATAAACACAAAGGAGGCAATGAATGCTATCAATAATATGTTTCAAGAGCCTCTAGAACCATCCCAAATTGGCAGGAGATCACGTAGAAACCAGTCCAAAACAGATACGAGCTTGAACAGTAAACTTGAGATCTTCGTTGATGGAATTATAGAAACATCAGATGTACAATCGTGTCAAAATTTAAGAGGGGATTCCTCTCTACAAATTGATAGTTCAAGAACTCATCCACCTTTGCAGGAGCAATTGCAGATATTCATAGATGACgaggaaaatgaaaatgtgaCAGAGATGGTCACTGGAATGGATATAGCGGACCACAATAAAGACCGGAATTTAACTAGAGGCGCTAAAGTTTCCAAGGAGCATCTCAACGGTTTTGTGTTTCCGCTTCCATTGGACATTTCCTTGGATAGTAGTTGCAAGATTCTAGATGCTGCAAAGCCACACGAAGTACCACTTGGAGAGGAAACTGTCTACAGATTTGTAGGATCCACCATCTCAGATGAGCCAGCGGTGGAAAATGTTTGTCATCATGGACTGGTGGAACCTACCATTAATTTGAAGGAAGCTATGGATGATATAAACAACATGTTTGGGAAGCCAATAGAATTTGTAAGGAAAAGAAGACCAAAGAAGAAGGATGAGACAAATTTTAGCAGGAGCAATTCTAGTGGGTTTTTGATACTTCCTGATGGTGATTTAGACAATGAACTAGGGAAAACCATCTCGAAGTCATCAACCAATAATGAAAATGATTTGTTTGAGCAAACTGTTTGCACTAGGGAGGCAATTGCTGAAATCAACAAGATGTTTGGGATGCCACTTGATTTCTGA